ATTCAATTTGCCTTGAATAAAAATATTCTATTTAAAGGGCAAAGTTAAAAAGAAAAAGGCAAGTTATTGACGGAACATTTGCCCAAAGGTATATGTGTAGTGGAAAACTTTTTGTCAATCGATTAAGGTTTCATAGCGCATGGTTCAAACCATACGCTATGAAAAATATGGCTATAATTATACTAATTAATAAAACTACAGTTTACTGAGCCATCATTTTAGCCTGTCTGCTAATAGTCTCCGTCTGGAAGTCAAGATAGTAAGTACCCTTAGCTAGCTGAAGCTGATTCATGTCTATCAAATTCTCGCCTGGTAATAATCTATGTCTCTGATGGAAAACTTCTCTACCTGATAAATCATAAATATACATATTAACTTCTTCGGACTTATCACTTGTGTATTGAATAGTTATCTTATC
The nucleotide sequence above comes from Chitinophagales bacterium. Encoded proteins:
- a CDS encoding T9SS type A sorting domain-containing protein is translated as DKITIQYTSDKSEEVNMYIYDLSGREVFHQRHRLLPGENLIDMNQLQLAKGTYYLDFQTETISRQAKMMAQ